In one Halorubrum sp. CBA1229 genomic region, the following are encoded:
- a CDS encoding C-terminal binding protein: protein MAKVVLSSFAMIDPETYREVLDERVDEPVEIEVADLGSAERVTEAAAGADAVVTDINTPVTAEALAALDLRVVVRSAVGVDNIDVGAAADEGVTVTRVPDYCTDEVATHSVSLLFACLRSLKAYDDDVAAGSWNWEAGRPIRRVSASTIGLLSFGPIAQRAAEQLSGFDAELIAHDPFVDAEEMGEYGVEKVDFEGLFDRADHVGVYAPLTDATREMVDADALARLSENSVLVNVSRGPVVDGDALLDALESGAIKGAGLDVLAAEPPQDDPLVGRDDTVVTPHAAWYSEEARDDLNRSGAADVAAVLNGETPDGRVDPDADWL from the coding sequence ATGGCGAAAGTCGTCCTGTCGTCGTTCGCGATGATCGACCCGGAGACGTACCGCGAGGTCCTCGACGAGCGCGTCGACGAGCCCGTCGAGATCGAGGTCGCCGACCTGGGGTCGGCCGAGCGGGTGACCGAGGCGGCCGCAGGCGCCGACGCGGTCGTCACAGACATCAACACGCCCGTCACCGCCGAGGCGCTCGCGGCGCTCGATCTGCGGGTGGTCGTCAGGTCGGCGGTCGGCGTCGACAACATCGACGTCGGCGCCGCGGCCGACGAGGGCGTCACCGTCACTCGCGTCCCCGACTACTGCACCGACGAGGTGGCGACCCACTCCGTCTCGCTGCTGTTCGCCTGCCTGCGGTCGCTGAAGGCGTACGACGACGACGTCGCCGCCGGCAGCTGGAACTGGGAGGCCGGGCGGCCGATCCGCCGCGTGAGCGCGTCGACGATCGGGCTGCTCTCGTTCGGCCCGATCGCGCAGCGCGCCGCCGAGCAGCTCTCCGGCTTCGACGCGGAGCTGATCGCCCACGACCCGTTCGTCGACGCCGAGGAGATGGGGGAGTACGGCGTCGAGAAGGTCGATTTCGAGGGGCTGTTCGACCGCGCCGACCACGTCGGCGTCTACGCGCCCCTGACCGACGCGACGCGCGAGATGGTCGACGCCGACGCGCTCGCGCGGCTCAGCGAGAACTCGGTCCTCGTCAACGTGAGTCGGGGGCCCGTCGTCGACGGCGACGCCCTGCTCGACGCGCTGGAATCCGGGGCGATCAAGGGCGCGGGCCTCGACGTGCTCGCCGCGGAGCCGCCGCAGGACGACCCGCTCGTCGGCCGCGACGACACGGTCGTCACGCCCCACGCGGCGTGGTACAGCGAGGAGGCCAGAGACGACCTGAACCGGAGCGGCGCGGCCGACGTCGCCGCCGTCCTCAACGGCGAGACCCCGGACGGGCGGGTCGACCCGGACGCCGACTGGTTGTAA
- a CDS encoding DUF6663 family protein, translating into MDPTTSGRFRVHDRRPRPDIEDDPDADVADLDTDTADASEEFVLVELPEGPVDPTAPDAEEQFDPLYATAEGYEDELAERVASLKPGYVVDATLAWTDGSARFDEVEVVRESRFRFADGVEGMFEAAVETWEQIRAAGEAVGSITTRSNDGEPNGALYLFADAPGGDAFADLRAGRLPVEPLIARVNESREDDDPREVFVLRPAAHEFVAVYVVFDRDGVLAQTVRDTYDLGPGLAAGLEAGEFEAAKADDGGTLDGGVSEGGDASDDSDDSNDSDDFDALDRL; encoded by the coding sequence ATGGACCCGACGACGAGCGGCCGGTTCCGCGTGCACGACCGGCGGCCGCGCCCGGACATCGAAGACGACCCCGACGCCGATGTCGCTGATCTCGATACCGACACCGCCGACGCCTCGGAGGAGTTCGTCCTCGTCGAGCTCCCGGAGGGACCGGTCGACCCGACGGCGCCCGACGCCGAGGAGCAGTTCGACCCCCTCTACGCGACCGCTGAGGGGTACGAGGACGAGCTCGCCGAGCGCGTGGCGTCGCTAAAGCCCGGCTACGTCGTCGACGCGACACTGGCGTGGACGGACGGCTCGGCGCGGTTCGACGAGGTCGAGGTCGTCCGCGAGAGCCGGTTCCGGTTCGCCGACGGCGTCGAGGGGATGTTCGAGGCGGCGGTCGAGACGTGGGAGCAGATTCGCGCCGCGGGCGAGGCCGTCGGCTCGATCACGACCCGGTCGAACGACGGCGAACCGAACGGGGCGCTGTACCTGTTCGCCGACGCGCCCGGCGGCGACGCCTTCGCAGACCTCCGGGCGGGGCGGCTCCCTGTCGAGCCCCTCATCGCACGCGTCAACGAGTCCCGCGAGGACGACGACCCGCGGGAGGTGTTCGTGCTGCGGCCCGCCGCCCACGAGTTCGTCGCCGTCTACGTCGTCTTCGACCGCGACGGCGTGCTCGCGCAGACGGTCCGGGACACGTACGACCTCGGCCCCGGGCTGGCGGCGGGGCTGGAAGCGGGCGAGTTCGAGGCGGCGAAGGCGGACGACGGCGGAACGCTCGATGGCGGCGTATCGGAGGGCGGCGACGCCTCCGACGACTCTGATGACTCCAACGACTCCGACGACTTCGACGCGCTCGATCGCTTATAA
- a CDS encoding methyltransferase domain-containing protein: MGILEDKSNARLFYKYLSKVYDQVNRFNWNEEMRAEALSWLEFGDDPKVLDVGCGTGFGTEGLLEHADDVHGLDQSVHQMEKAFEKFGKHDRVNFYRGDAERLPFRDDTFDVVWSSGSIEYWPNPVEGLRELRRVAKPGGQVLVVGPDYPHNRVLQRVADAIMLFYDEEEADRMFEAAGYDAFEHHIQRATPRSPRAITTVAQVPEE; encoded by the coding sequence ATGGGGATCCTCGAGGACAAGTCGAACGCCCGCCTGTTCTACAAGTACCTCTCGAAGGTGTACGACCAGGTCAACCGGTTCAACTGGAACGAAGAGATGCGCGCGGAGGCGCTCTCCTGGCTGGAGTTCGGCGATGACCCGAAGGTGCTCGACGTGGGGTGCGGGACCGGGTTCGGCACCGAGGGGCTGCTCGAACACGCCGACGACGTCCACGGGCTCGACCAGAGCGTCCACCAGATGGAGAAGGCGTTCGAGAAGTTCGGCAAACACGACCGGGTGAACTTCTACCGCGGCGACGCGGAGCGGCTCCCCTTCCGCGACGACACGTTCGACGTCGTCTGGTCGTCGGGCTCGATCGAGTACTGGCCGAACCCCGTCGAGGGGCTCCGGGAGCTGCGCCGCGTCGCGAAGCCGGGCGGACAGGTGCTCGTCGTCGGTCCCGACTACCCGCACAACCGCGTCCTCCAGCGGGTCGCCGACGCGATCATGCTCTTCTACGACGAGGAGGAGGCCGACCGCATGTTCGAGGCGGCGGGCTACGACGCGTTCGAACACCACATCCAGCGGGCGACCCCGCGGAGCCCGCGAGCGATCACGACGGTGGCGCAGGTCCCCGAGGAGTAG
- a CDS encoding type IV pilin N-terminal domain-containing protein codes for MAPVAGVLLLAITVVLAGGVVTVALGSPAEPVQPAPTASLSLSATDDRVTVTHRGGDALDASELDVRVTVDGEPLARQPPVPFFSAAGFRPGPTGAFNAASDGDWRVGGSASFRVAGTNDPVLEPGRTVAVEISVDGRPVATLETVVEPG; via the coding sequence ATCGCCCCGGTCGCCGGCGTTCTCCTGCTCGCGATCACCGTCGTCCTCGCGGGCGGCGTCGTCACCGTCGCCCTCGGCTCCCCCGCCGAGCCTGTCCAGCCCGCCCCGACGGCGTCGCTGTCGCTGTCGGCGACCGACGATCGGGTCACCGTCACGCACCGCGGCGGCGACGCCCTCGACGCGAGCGAACTGGACGTGCGCGTCACCGTCGACGGCGAGCCGCTCGCCCGCCAACCGCCGGTGCCGTTCTTCTCTGCGGCGGGGTTCCGGCCGGGGCCGACCGGCGCGTTCAACGCCGCTAGCGACGGGGACTGGCGGGTCGGCGGGTCGGCGTCGTTCCGAGTCGCCGGGACGAACGATCCGGTCCTCGAGCCGGGCCGCACGGTCGCCGTCGAGATCTCGGTCGACGGGCGGCCGGTCGCGACGCTGGAGACGGTCGTCGAGCCGGGGTAG
- a CDS encoding helix-turn-helix domain-containing protein, which translates to MRNPPSRVLLVSLFAFLLVGGGVAPVAGAAVTTPPAPASDAALSHGQPTDAPLAVTPPEPTATPVGQIDSDFDPNTATRIRIEPTPDRDARWEVSVRYALADETEVGAFETAGERFLNGEVGPDPALFEGFAREASRNVDRTMRIRDVDREVIVHEDPSEFDIAEDETAAVGELRLTFVWTEFLGTDGENLVLGDALTTPEGTWLRSLGEGQTLEVATPEGYTVTGTPGATVPLRDNAVIVEGPRTFGEDEQVAVVYAPTGAVGPPWEMLTAAIVVAALLIAGSIVGYRRRGGDTGGAAGANGANGATSTDGDTQGTDAGADAAPGAAATAGSGPDGGSDADGETEPADDPSLLSDEERVERLLAENGGRMRQADIVTETGWSDAKVSQLLSAMADEGRVEKLRLGRENLISLPDGNDDDGRNGDRGGGTDDTGGSTGDTGGSDADDGGRIGRSDR; encoded by the coding sequence ATGCGGAACCCCCCGTCTCGCGTCCTCCTCGTCTCGCTGTTCGCCTTCCTCCTCGTCGGCGGCGGCGTGGCGCCCGTCGCAGGGGCCGCGGTGACGACGCCGCCGGCGCCCGCGTCAGACGCCGCGCTTTCACACGGACAGCCGACGGACGCGCCGCTCGCGGTGACGCCTCCCGAACCGACCGCGACCCCCGTCGGACAGATCGACTCCGATTTCGACCCGAACACGGCGACGCGGATCCGGATCGAACCGACGCCGGACCGCGACGCGCGGTGGGAGGTGTCCGTCAGGTACGCCCTCGCCGACGAGACGGAGGTCGGCGCCTTCGAGACCGCCGGCGAGCGGTTCCTCAACGGCGAGGTCGGCCCCGATCCGGCGCTGTTCGAGGGGTTCGCGCGGGAGGCCAGTCGGAACGTGGACCGGACGATGCGGATCCGGGACGTCGACCGCGAGGTGATCGTCCACGAAGACCCGTCAGAGTTCGACATCGCGGAGGACGAGACCGCCGCCGTGGGCGAGCTCCGGCTGACGTTCGTCTGGACGGAGTTCCTCGGGACCGACGGCGAGAACCTCGTGTTGGGCGACGCGCTGACCACGCCGGAGGGGACGTGGCTCCGGTCGCTCGGCGAGGGACAGACGCTGGAGGTGGCGACGCCGGAGGGGTACACCGTCACCGGGACGCCCGGAGCCACCGTCCCGCTCCGCGATAACGCCGTGATCGTCGAGGGGCCGCGGACGTTCGGCGAGGACGAGCAGGTCGCCGTCGTGTACGCGCCGACCGGTGCGGTGGGCCCCCCGTGGGAGATGCTCACCGCCGCGATCGTCGTCGCAGCGCTACTCATCGCTGGGAGCATCGTCGGCTATCGACGGAGGGGCGGTGACACCGGCGGCGCGGCGGGAGCGAACGGCGCGAACGGCGCGACGAGCACGGACGGCGACACACAGGGGACGGACGCCGGCGCCGACGCGGCGCCGGGCGCGGCCGCGACCGCCGGCTCCGGCCCTGACGGAGGGAGCGACGCGGACGGGGAGACGGAGCCCGCGGACGACCCCTCGCTGCTCTCGGACGAGGAGCGCGTCGAGCGGCTCCTGGCGGAGAACGGCGGGCGGATGCGGCAGGCCGACATCGTCACGGAGACCGGCTGGTCCGACGCGAAGGTCTCGCAGCTCCTGTCGGCGATGGCCGACGAGGGGCGCGTCGAGAAGCTCCGCCTGGGTCGGGAGAATCTGATCTCGCTTCCCGACGGGAACGACGATGACGGGAGAAACGGCGACAGGGGCGGCGGCACCGACGACACGGGCGGCAGCACCGGCGATACGGGCGGCAGCGATGCAGACGACGGCGGCCGCATCGGCCGCAGCGACCGGTAG
- a CDS encoding electron transfer flavoprotein subunit beta/FixA family protein, which produces MKVLVTVKEVAEADDDFAIEGTNIAASDLEYDLNEWDDYAVEAAVQLAEAGIADEVVTVTIGPERAEETIRMALAKGADRAVRVWDDAFEEGFADVAAKVSTLEAVVEAEDPDLVLGGVQAADTGFGATGVALAERIGFEHAAVVNDLDVDADAGVAHVHRELEGGVEELTDVDLPAVLTVQTGLNEPRYASLRGIRQAQRKEIDAKDLGDLGLTAEDVESALAITSMYEPESESDAEIIEGDAGEAAGRLAEVLRDKGVSA; this is translated from the coding sequence ATGAAAGTTCTGGTGACCGTTAAGGAGGTCGCGGAGGCGGACGACGACTTCGCGATCGAGGGGACCAACATCGCGGCGTCGGACCTCGAGTACGACCTCAACGAGTGGGACGACTACGCGGTCGAGGCCGCGGTCCAGCTGGCGGAGGCCGGGATCGCCGACGAGGTCGTCACCGTCACGATCGGCCCGGAGCGCGCCGAGGAGACGATCCGGATGGCGCTCGCGAAGGGCGCCGACCGCGCGGTCCGCGTCTGGGACGACGCCTTCGAGGAGGGGTTCGCCGACGTGGCCGCGAAGGTCTCGACCCTCGAGGCCGTCGTCGAGGCCGAGGATCCCGACCTCGTGCTCGGCGGCGTGCAGGCCGCCGACACCGGGTTCGGCGCGACTGGCGTCGCGCTCGCGGAACGGATCGGCTTCGAACACGCCGCGGTCGTCAACGACCTCGACGTCGACGCGGACGCGGGCGTCGCCCACGTCCACCGCGAGCTTGAGGGCGGCGTCGAGGAGCTGACCGACGTCGACCTCCCCGCGGTGTTGACCGTTCAGACCGGGCTCAACGAGCCGCGCTACGCGAGCCTGCGCGGCATCCGACAGGCCCAGCGCAAGGAGATCGACGCGAAGGACCTCGGCGATCTGGGGCTGACCGCCGAGGACGTGGAGAGCGCGCTCGCGATCACCTCGATGTACGAGCCCGAGAGCGAGTCGGACGCCGAGATCATCGAGGGCGACGCCGGCGAGGCCGCGGGACGCCTCGCTGAGGTCCTCCGCGATAAGGGGGTGAGCGCGTGA
- a CDS encoding electron transfer flavoprotein subunit alpha/FixB family protein produces the protein MADVLVVAEHRRGELRDVSYEAITAGRELADARGGELHVAVIAGDVDAFAEDLNREGVDAIHTVGNGEEFDHNVYQAAIAALLDRTDAATVVAPNSVNGLDYAPAVAEDRGLPLVTDATGFEYDGGLTVVREMYGSKVETTVDVDGDRHVLTVRGGEWAPAEGVGDATVESVEVDLPESGARVTGFEEVGGGDVDIADADVLVSVGRGIEEEENLELVEGLADALGATLSASRPIVDNGWLPKNRQVGQSGKVVTPDVYIAVGISGAVQHVAGMKGSDTIVAINTDPNAPIFDIADYGIVGDLFEVVPELTDEFA, from the coding sequence ATGGCGGACGTGCTCGTCGTCGCCGAACACCGCCGCGGGGAGCTCCGCGACGTCTCCTACGAGGCGATCACGGCAGGCCGCGAACTCGCCGACGCGCGCGGCGGAGAGCTCCACGTCGCCGTCATCGCCGGCGACGTCGACGCCTTCGCCGAGGACCTGAACCGCGAGGGCGTGGACGCGATCCACACCGTTGGGAACGGCGAGGAGTTCGACCACAACGTCTACCAGGCGGCGATCGCGGCGCTGCTCGACCGGACGGACGCCGCCACGGTCGTGGCGCCGAACTCGGTCAACGGCCTCGACTACGCTCCCGCGGTGGCCGAGGACCGCGGCCTGCCGCTGGTGACCGACGCGACCGGGTTCGAGTACGACGGCGGCCTCACCGTCGTCCGCGAGATGTACGGCTCGAAGGTGGAGACGACCGTCGACGTCGACGGCGACCGCCACGTCCTCACGGTCCGCGGCGGCGAGTGGGCGCCCGCCGAGGGCGTCGGCGACGCGACGGTCGAGTCGGTCGAGGTCGACCTGCCCGAGTCCGGCGCGCGCGTCACCGGCTTCGAGGAGGTCGGGGGCGGCGACGTCGACATCGCCGACGCCGACGTGCTCGTCTCGGTCGGCCGCGGCATCGAGGAGGAGGAGAATCTAGAGCTCGTCGAGGGGCTCGCCGACGCGCTCGGCGCGACGCTCTCCGCCTCCCGACCGATCGTCGACAACGGCTGGCTCCCGAAGAACCGGCAGGTCGGGCAGTCGGGCAAAGTCGTCACGCCGGACGTGTACATCGCGGTCGGCATCTCCGGCGCGGTCCAGCACGTCGCCGGCATGAAAGGGTCGGACACGATCGTCGCGATCAACACCGACCCGAACGCGCCCATCTTCGACATCGCCGACTACGGCATCGTCGGCGACCTGTTCGAGGTCGTCCCCGAGCTCACCGACGAGTTCGCGTAG
- a CDS encoding DUF5995 family protein — translation MIPIRATVPTTEEARALLTGIRRTVDVDAEAIAAELADDEPDPALLDLVSTPFASVADVDERLARTESYLRERGDRRAVFLTVYSRMTATVRDAIDDGAFIDSEWAASYLVAFAERYRRALVAFERRAFESLPRPWVIAFAAAARGETLVAQDALLGINAHITYDLTYTLGDVGIDPDRDAKRADHDRINAVLARLVQTAQDALVEAYAAIGIAGIDRLLDPLDDRLALLGLKGVREFAWRNAVLRADLPAWIGERYVDWRTETVATGAAAVVLAPEADIDVDADVDAERDATARLREAEADADAAGAFRETIRRRM, via the coding sequence ATGATCCCGATCCGCGCCACCGTCCCGACCACCGAGGAAGCGAGAGCGCTGCTCACCGGGATCCGGCGGACGGTCGACGTCGACGCCGAGGCGATCGCCGCGGAGCTGGCCGACGACGAGCCGGATCCCGCGCTGCTCGATCTCGTTTCGACCCCGTTCGCGTCCGTCGCCGACGTCGACGAGCGACTGGCGCGGACCGAGTCGTACCTCCGCGAGCGCGGCGACCGGCGCGCGGTGTTCCTCACGGTGTACAGCCGGATGACGGCGACCGTTCGGGACGCGATCGACGACGGCGCGTTCATCGATTCCGAGTGGGCCGCGTCGTACCTCGTCGCCTTCGCGGAGCGCTACCGCCGGGCGCTGGTCGCGTTCGAGCGCCGGGCGTTCGAGTCGCTGCCGCGCCCGTGGGTGATCGCCTTCGCCGCCGCGGCGCGGGGCGAGACGCTCGTCGCGCAGGACGCCCTGCTGGGCATCAACGCGCACATCACCTACGACCTCACCTACACCCTCGGCGACGTGGGTATCGACCCCGACCGCGACGCCAAGCGCGCCGACCACGACCGGATAAACGCGGTCCTCGCCCGGCTCGTCCAGACCGCGCAGGACGCGCTCGTCGAGGCGTACGCCGCGATCGGGATCGCGGGGATCGACCGGCTGCTCGATCCCCTCGACGACCGCCTGGCCCTGCTCGGACTGAAGGGGGTCCGGGAGTTCGCCTGGCGGAACGCCGTGTTGCGCGCCGACCTGCCGGCGTGGATCGGCGAGCGCTACGTCGACTGGCGGACAGAGACCGTCGCGACGGGCGCCGCGGCGGTCGTGCTCGCGCCCGAGGCCGACATCGACGTCGACGCTGACGTCGACGCCGAGCGCGACGCGACCGCTCGCCTGCGGGAGGCGGAGGCCGACGCCGACGCGGCGGGAGCGTTCCGCGAGACGATCCGGCGACGGATGTAG
- a CDS encoding replication factor C small subunit: MSEADEQTAATATGREIWIEKYRPQSLDDIHGQEEIVERLQSYIEQDDIPHLLFSGPAGVGKTTAATAIARQVYGEDNWRGNFLELNASDQRGIDVVRDRIKGFARSSFGGDFRIVFLDEADSLTDDAQSALRRTMEQFSDNTRFILSCNYSSKIIDPIQSRCAVFRFSPLSDAAVAAQTREIAAAEGIEVTDAGVDALVYAADGDMRRAINSLQAAATTGDVVDEEAVYAITATARPEEIESMVTNALEGDFSRARATLDTLLTETGMAGGDVIDQLHRSVWEFDLSEREAVALMERIGEADYRIAEGANEQVQLESLLASLSLEE, translated from the coding sequence ATGAGCGAGGCCGACGAGCAGACGGCTGCGACCGCGACCGGCCGGGAGATCTGGATCGAGAAGTACCGGCCGCAGTCGCTCGACGACATCCACGGGCAGGAGGAGATCGTCGAGCGGCTCCAGAGCTACATCGAGCAGGACGACATCCCGCACCTTCTTTTCAGTGGTCCTGCCGGCGTAGGAAAGACCACCGCGGCAACCGCCATCGCCCGCCAGGTGTACGGTGAGGACAACTGGCGCGGCAACTTCCTCGAGCTTAACGCCTCCGACCAGCGCGGCATCGACGTGGTGCGCGACCGGATCAAGGGGTTCGCGCGCTCCTCGTTCGGCGGCGACTTCCGGATCGTGTTCCTTGATGAGGCAGACAGCCTCACGGATGACGCTCAGTCAGCACTTCGCCGCACGATGGAGCAGTTCTCCGACAACACCCGCTTCATCCTCTCGTGTAACTACTCGTCGAAGATCATCGACCCGATCCAGTCGCGCTGCGCCGTCTTCCGCTTCTCGCCGCTCTCGGACGCGGCCGTCGCCGCGCAGACCCGCGAGATCGCCGCGGCGGAGGGGATCGAGGTGACCGACGCGGGCGTCGACGCGCTCGTGTACGCGGCCGACGGCGACATGCGCCGCGCGATCAACTCGCTGCAGGCGGCGGCGACGACCGGCGACGTCGTCGACGAGGAGGCGGTGTACGCGATCACGGCCACCGCGCGGCCCGAGGAGATCGAGTCGATGGTGACGAACGCGCTGGAGGGGGACTTCTCGCGGGCGCGGGCGACCCTCGACACCCTCCTCACGGAGACCGGGATGGCCGGCGGCGACGTGATCGACCAGCTCCACCGCTCCGTCTGGGAGTTCGACCTGAGCGAGCGCGAGGCGGTCGCGCTGATGGAGCGGATCGGCGAGGCCGACTACCGCATCGCCGAGGGCGCCAACGAGCAGGTCCAGCTGGAGTCGCTGCTCGCGTCGCTCTCGTTAGAGGAATAG
- a CDS encoding metallophosphoesterase codes for MLVVVSDTHSHEESKLQGRTAAAVREADLVVHVGDFYREPVLDAFESAARSLRGVYGNNDDAAIRDRLPEVRTVEYAGVRFAVTHRHRSGDTGLVMLGRGRDADAVVCGHSHRPRFDDSGGLPILNPGSHAQPRGNRPAHAELEPAAEGSGAEHDPDAATALDGRLVTPEGEVFETFRIEP; via the coding sequence ATGCTCGTCGTCGTCTCCGACACCCACTCGCACGAGGAGTCGAAGCTGCAGGGGCGCACCGCGGCGGCGGTACGCGAGGCCGACCTCGTCGTCCACGTCGGCGACTTCTACCGCGAGCCGGTGCTCGACGCCTTCGAGTCAGCGGCCCGGAGCCTCCGCGGCGTGTACGGGAACAACGACGACGCCGCGATCCGCGACCGGCTCCCCGAGGTCCGCACGGTCGAGTACGCGGGCGTCCGGTTCGCGGTCACCCACCGCCACCGCAGCGGGGACACGGGGCTGGTCATGCTCGGACGCGGGCGCGACGCGGACGCCGTGGTCTGCGGCCACAGCCACCGGCCGCGGTTCGACGACTCGGGCGGCCTCCCCATCTTGAATCCCGGGAGCCACGCGCAGCCGCGGGGGAATCGCCCGGCCCACGCCGAGCTGGAACCGGCCGCCGAAGGGAGTGGCGCAGAGCACGACCCGGACGCGGCGACCGCGCTCGACGGGCGACTCGTCACGCCCGAGGGCGAGGTCTTCGAGACGTTCCGGATCGAGCCGTGA
- a CDS encoding inorganic phosphate transporter: MVVATVLTLGVAGAASLFMAWSIGAGSSGSTPFAPAVGANAISVMRAGLIVGVLGLLGAVLQGANVTEAVGTELIGGVTLTAGAAIIALVTAAGLVALGVFAGYPIATAFTVTGAVVGVGLAMGGDPAWPKYREILTLWVLTPFVGGGIAYAVARSLTGELFPERGLTAALAGIVGALVANVGFALLGPPGEQASLSQALGPVLGVGSIGTPIVTAAVAAGVAAAVYLDLGRDRAGAQRRFLLAMGGLVAFSAGGSQVGLAIGPLVPLFVGEAGIPLWALLVGGGVGLLAGSWTGAPRMIKAISQDYASMGPRRSISALIPSFAIAQTAVAFGIPVSFNEIIVSAIVGAGYAAGDAGVSRAKMGYTVLAWIGSLVGALALGYGIYSAVQFAL, encoded by the coding sequence ATGGTCGTCGCTACCGTCCTCACCCTCGGCGTCGCCGGCGCGGCGAGCCTCTTCATGGCGTGGTCGATCGGCGCCGGTTCGTCGGGATCGACTCCGTTCGCACCGGCGGTCGGGGCGAACGCGATCTCCGTGATGCGAGCCGGGCTGATCGTCGGCGTCCTCGGGCTGCTCGGCGCGGTGTTACAGGGCGCGAACGTGACCGAGGCGGTCGGCACCGAGCTGATCGGCGGCGTCACGCTCACCGCCGGCGCGGCCATTATCGCGCTGGTCACCGCCGCCGGGCTGGTCGCGCTCGGCGTGTTCGCTGGGTATCCGATCGCGACCGCATTCACCGTGACGGGCGCGGTCGTCGGCGTCGGCCTCGCGATGGGCGGGGACCCCGCGTGGCCGAAGTACAGGGAGATACTCACGCTGTGGGTGCTCACCCCGTTCGTCGGCGGCGGGATCGCCTACGCCGTCGCGCGGTCGCTGACCGGAGAGCTGTTCCCCGAGCGGGGGCTCACCGCGGCGCTCGCGGGGATCGTCGGCGCGCTCGTCGCGAACGTCGGGTTCGCGCTCCTCGGCCCGCCGGGCGAGCAGGCGTCGCTCTCGCAGGCGCTCGGCCCCGTGCTCGGGGTCGGGTCGATCGGCACGCCGATCGTCACGGCCGCGGTGGCGGCCGGCGTCGCCGCAGCGGTGTACCTCGACCTCGGCCGCGACCGCGCGGGCGCCCAGCGGCGGTTCCTGTTGGCGATGGGAGGGCTCGTCGCGTTCTCCGCCGGCGGGTCGCAGGTCGGACTGGCGATCGGACCGCTCGTCCCCCTGTTCGTCGGCGAGGCGGGCATCCCGCTGTGGGCGCTGCTCGTCGGCGGCGGCGTCGGCCTGCTGGCCGGCTCCTGGACCGGCGCGCCGCGGATGATCAAGGCGATCTCGCAGGACTACGCCTCGATGGGGCCGCGGCGGTCGATCTCGGCGCTCATCCCCTCGTTCGCGATCGCGCAGACCGCGGTCGCGTTCGGGATCCCCGTCTCGTTCAACGAGATCATCGTCTCCGCGATCGTCGGCGCCGGCTACGCCGCCGGCGACGCGGGCGTGAGCCGGGCGAAGATGGGGTACACGGTGCTTGCGTGGATCGGCTCGCTCGTTGGGGCGCTCGCGCTCGGCTACGGGATCTACTCGGCAGTGCAGTTCGCCTTATAA